A region of Sphingomonas crusticola DNA encodes the following proteins:
- a CDS encoding glycosyltransferase family 4 protein, whose translation MTARSKRIILLTSSYSRSVGDPSLINDLSAQLATDGHQVTVVAMDWRDRPETSSAHYREPNGTEVLFLIPPPLPRRTIFRRGLRFLTAASSLVRDARRAMRGRDFDLMIVIAPLTQQRALIKWAKRSFTCRSYVYVTDFFPFHHQQIGAMPGGAVARIAYLVEASLLRMFDVIGCMSPANIRYLKSHYRLKPTQRVEELSLWGPTDPPPAEDQATVRGRFDLPLDRPIVAYGGQLSAGRGFDVVLEAARLASESRPDLFFLIIGEGPLAGMIAEAAGRQGNIAVKPRVPRESYLSLLAACDVGLVCTVTGVDVPTFPSKTIDMLRAGVPIAAAVESTTDYADFVRDNEIGVAVEAGSGARLLGAIVTIVDDPAAAARMAAAGRATLERVFDVAKVSRRLVAQSFPEEYAA comes from the coding sequence ATGACCGCCAGATCCAAGAGGATAATCCTTCTCACCAGTTCGTACAGCCGAAGCGTCGGCGATCCCTCCCTGATCAACGATCTCAGCGCGCAGCTGGCGACCGACGGCCATCAGGTGACGGTGGTAGCGATGGACTGGCGCGATCGCCCCGAAACGTCCTCCGCGCATTATCGGGAGCCGAACGGGACGGAAGTCCTGTTCCTGATACCGCCGCCTTTGCCCCGGAGAACGATCTTCCGACGTGGCCTCCGCTTCCTGACGGCAGCATCATCCCTGGTGCGCGATGCCCGGCGCGCGATGCGCGGGCGTGATTTCGATCTGATGATCGTTATCGCCCCGCTGACCCAGCAGCGAGCGCTGATCAAATGGGCGAAGCGCAGCTTCACCTGCCGCTCTTATGTCTACGTCACCGATTTCTTTCCGTTTCATCACCAGCAGATCGGCGCGATGCCCGGCGGCGCCGTCGCCCGGATCGCCTATCTGGTCGAAGCGTCCTTGCTGCGGATGTTCGACGTGATCGGCTGTATGTCGCCGGCCAACATCCGCTATCTCAAGAGTCATTACCGCCTGAAGCCGACGCAGCGCGTCGAGGAGCTCTCCCTGTGGGGACCCACCGATCCCCCACCTGCCGAAGATCAGGCCACCGTCCGGGGGCGCTTTGATCTTCCACTGGACCGCCCGATTGTCGCTTATGGCGGCCAGCTGAGCGCCGGGCGCGGGTTCGACGTGGTCTTGGAGGCCGCGCGGCTGGCGAGCGAGAGCCGCCCCGATCTTTTCTTCCTGATCATTGGCGAGGGTCCACTCGCCGGCATGATCGCGGAAGCGGCCGGCCGCCAGGGCAACATCGCCGTCAAGCCGCGCGTTCCGCGCGAATCCTATCTTTCCCTACTGGCGGCATGCGATGTGGGATTGGTCTGCACCGTCACCGGTGTCGACGTGCCGACCTTCCCATCGAAGACAATCGACATGCTACGCGCCGGCGTGCCCATCGCCGCCGCGGTCGAGAGCACGACAGATTATGCGGACTTCGTCAGGGACAACGAAATCGGGGTGGCGGTCGAGGCCGGCAGCGGCGCGCGCCTGCTGGGGGCGATCGTCACCATCGTCGACGACCCTGCAGCCGCGGCGAGGATGGCGGCGGCCGGGCGCGCGACGCTCGAGCGCGTGTTCGACGTCGCCAAGGTCAGCCGCCGGCTGGTGGCGCAGAGCTTTCCCGAAGAGTACGCCGCCTGA